Part of the Cyanobacteria bacterium FACHB-DQ100 genome, CTCAACGCGGGATAGTGGTGAATGTCTGAGGATGTCAAAAAAAATAAGCGTTCGGGGACACTGGTATGGCAGCAAGGATTAAGCAAGATGCAAATTCTCGATCGCCTCTGCTGGGCCTAGTAAAGAAACGTAAGGAGAACCAAAATACCGACCAGCAACTTCTTGTGCGGTTTCTGGGGTGACGTTGGCGATCGCGGCTTGAAACTGCGCGTCAAATTCGACCCCTAATCCTAAGGTTTCGTACCAGCCAAAAATTTGTGCGAGTTGAGAGTTGGTCTGTTTACCCAGAGCGTATTGTCCGAGTAGCTTATTTTTGGCAGTCTGGATCTCCTCTTCGCTCAAAGGTGCATCGCACAGGCGATCGACTTCTGTTTTCAAGCCGGAAAGCGCGATCTCTGTATTTCCTGGAGCCGTACCCATGTAGGTAACAAAATATGAGGTATCAAGCCGCGTCGGGTAAAAGGCAGACACTTCATAAGCCAAACCTCGCTTCTCACGCAGTTCAACAAACAGCCGGCTGGATAAACCATTGCCTAAATAGGTGTTTAGCAACTTGAGAGCAGCGTAATCTGCCATCGTACTCGATTGAACCGAGGGCGCAAGATAGCCGAGGATGACGATCGATTGCTGTGTCTCTTGGGGAATGCTGTTGCGGGTTGGATTGGATGTGACGATCGGTAACGTGAGATCCGCAACCGGTGTCGAGGGTGCCTTCCAGTCTCCTAAAATTTCTTCAACCTGCGATACCGCTTGATCCGGTGTAATTCGACCTGCAATGCTAATGATCAAGTTATCGGGGCGGAAGTATGTTTTGTAGTAATCTTGGAGATCCTGACGGGTCAACTTCTCGACGGTACTGGTCGTTCCCAAACCTGAAAGTGCGTAAGGATGTTCGCCGTACATTGTCTGGCGTAAATGATCGAGCGCAACCGTGAAGGGTTGCTCCTGCTGAGAGCGAATGGCTTGGAGTGTGAGCCGTCGTTCTAGCTCAACTTCTGCCTCTGGAAAAGTTGCCGATCGTAAAAGTTCTCCTGCCAAGTCCAGCATTTCAGGAAAATCGGCGGAGACAGTTTTTAAGCTGAGTAGAAAATAGTCCGAAGCGGCATCGGTGCCTAGACTCGCCCCGATCGATTCAACTCGTTCTGCGATTTCCAAGGACGAATGCTCTTCTGTGCCTTTCGTCATCACCGCTGCGACGAGGTGCGAAAGTCCCGCTTTATCGTATGGCTCCCAACGGCTTCCAGTTTTCAGAAACAAACGAGCCGCAATAATATCAGCCGACGGATTTTCGGTGACAAGCACTGTGATGCCATTGCTTAACACAGTGTGGTGAACCATTCGATTTTGAGACAGGGTGATAGTTGAAGTCACGATCGTTCTGAAAACTACATGCGTTGATTCTAGCAACCTAGTTACATCGGTTTCACGACGATCGCAGCATAGTGATAGGGCGAAAGATAGTGACTCGCCAGATCGCGTAAATCTTCGGTTGTGAATGATTGAATCCAATGAGGGTAAGCGATCGCGGCTTCGATTTGAGCGAGAGAATGATAATAGCCGTATAGTCCTGCAAGCTGTCCGGGGGTTTCGGTTGAGAAGGCGTGATCGTTGCAGAGTAGTCGTTTTGTGCGATCGAGTTCAGCCTGAGCAATGGGGATCGTCATCAAATGAGACAAGCGATCGCAAATCAGCGCTTCGACTCGCTCTAAATCTTCGGGATCGAGCCAAGCGGCAATTGTAAATAAACTCGAATCCCGTTGTAGAGAGAAGCTACAGTCGATCGCCTGCACCAGTTGACGCTCTTCGCGTAGTTCTTGAACAAATCGTGAGGTGCGCCCAGAGGCAAGAACGGCTGAGAGCAAATCTAGTCCACAGGCTGCTTTTAATGGATCTTGTTGGTTCGATCGCTCAAATCGTTTCCAGGGGAGCGGCTCGTCGGCATCATCCTGCTGGAGCGGTTCAACTCCTGGCGCAATCCAAGCCATCAGCAATCGAGCTTGTTCGAGTCTGGGTA contains:
- a CDS encoding insulinase family protein codes for the protein MTSTITLSQNRMVHHTVLSNGITVLVTENPSADIIAARLFLKTGSRWEPYDKAGLSHLVAAVMTKGTEEHSSLEIAERVESIGASLGTDAASDYFLLSLKTVSADFPEMLDLAGELLRSATFPEAEVELERRLTLQAIRSQQEQPFTVALDHLRQTMYGEHPYALSGLGTTSTVEKLTRQDLQDYYKTYFRPDNLIISIAGRITPDQAVSQVEEILGDWKAPSTPVADLTLPIVTSNPTRNSIPQETQQSIVILGYLAPSVQSSTMADYAALKLLNTYLGNGLSSRLFVELREKRGLAYEVSAFYPTRLDTSYFVTYMGTAPGNTEIALSGLKTEVDRLCDAPLSEEEIQTAKNKLLGQYALGKQTNSQLAQIFGWYETLGLGVEFDAQFQAAIANVTPETAQEVAGRYFGSPYVSLLGPAEAIENLHLA